Proteins encoded in a region of the Saccharothrix ecbatanensis genome:
- a CDS encoding ABC-three component system middle component 6 — protein sequence MITPTKGVRPERSLLYIGGQVLSDLDGPTTVSGAWEALARRRRLHGQEATVTFDWFVLALDLLRALGTIRLQDGLIVKVGKS from the coding sequence GTGATCACTCCGACCAAGGGCGTGCGGCCCGAGCGTTCCCTGCTCTACATCGGCGGTCAGGTCCTGAGCGACCTCGATGGCCCGACTACCGTCAGCGGAGCTTGGGAGGCATTGGCTCGGCGGCGTCGACTCCACGGACAGGAAGCCACCGTGACTTTCGACTGGTTCGTCCTGGCCCTTGATCTGCTTCGAGCTCTGGGAACCATCCGGTTGCAGGACGGCTTGATCGTGAAGGTGGGCAAGTCGTGA
- a CDS encoding DUF2326 domain-containing protein, whose protein sequence is MIHEVTSSLPKFKGLRFTSGLNIVLADRTDKSEETDTRNGSGKSSLVEILHYLLGGKADPKSVFRMPPLDEHWFEMTFDLAGRRVRVRRDGATPGKVTIATPTDDGEGEDEETISNEQWKRRLAAGVFGLSQEGDWAPSFRSCISYFLRRQSAGGFQTPTKHFSQQMTWDVQVNLSFLLGLDVELPRAWQRLRERERQMDTLRKASQDGALGEIVGNSGELASELAGAEDELNTLARSVADFTVIPAYTTAEVEVTRLGQQIRALNNQMISDREYLAQLDNSFDEVQGARSTGLAELYAAAEVQLPEVALAAYDEVQAFHDSVIANRRQYLAAEIRRITNDLATNTAERDRLAERRSDGLRLLASGGAAETLFELQRDVARRQVRVEQLRQRYENAVALESQQGELRLERQKLAAALTRDLAERQQMLGPAFVTFERLSQRLYADQQHGRLIINATDNGPEITATIPRGRSKGITNMQVYCFDVDLVTLWSRRGRGPGFLVHDSHLFDGVDERQRATALQLGAELADAEGFQYIVTLNSDETPAELPNGREVEDYVLPQRLTDHGDDGGLFGLRF, encoded by the coding sequence GTGATCCACGAAGTCACCAGCAGCCTGCCGAAGTTCAAGGGCCTGCGGTTCACGTCGGGACTGAACATCGTGCTCGCCGATCGCACTGACAAGTCCGAGGAGACCGACACTCGCAACGGCAGCGGCAAGAGCAGCCTGGTTGAGATTCTGCACTACCTGCTCGGAGGGAAGGCCGATCCCAAGAGCGTGTTCCGGATGCCGCCACTCGATGAGCACTGGTTCGAGATGACCTTCGACCTCGCGGGCCGTCGGGTCCGTGTTCGACGGGACGGTGCGACACCGGGCAAGGTCACCATCGCCACGCCCACCGACGACGGTGAGGGCGAGGACGAGGAAACCATCAGCAACGAGCAGTGGAAGCGCAGGCTCGCGGCTGGGGTCTTCGGCTTGTCGCAGGAAGGCGACTGGGCTCCGTCGTTCCGCTCCTGCATCAGCTACTTCCTACGGCGGCAGTCCGCCGGTGGCTTCCAGACCCCGACCAAGCACTTCAGTCAGCAGATGACCTGGGACGTCCAGGTCAACCTGTCGTTCCTGCTTGGGCTCGACGTCGAGTTGCCTCGGGCGTGGCAACGGCTGCGGGAACGCGAACGGCAGATGGACACTCTCCGCAAGGCCTCCCAGGACGGCGCGCTCGGCGAGATCGTCGGCAACTCCGGCGAGCTGGCCAGCGAGCTGGCCGGAGCCGAGGATGAACTGAACACACTGGCCAGATCCGTCGCCGACTTCACCGTTATCCCGGCATACACCACCGCCGAGGTCGAGGTCACCCGCCTCGGGCAGCAGATCCGCGCGCTCAACAACCAGATGATCTCGGATCGTGAATACCTGGCCCAGTTGGATAATTCGTTCGACGAGGTCCAGGGCGCGCGATCCACCGGGCTCGCCGAGCTGTACGCCGCGGCGGAGGTGCAACTGCCCGAGGTCGCGCTGGCCGCATACGACGAAGTCCAGGCCTTCCACGACTCCGTCATCGCCAACCGACGGCAATACCTCGCGGCCGAGATCCGACGGATCACCAACGACCTCGCCACCAACACCGCCGAACGAGACCGGCTCGCTGAGCGGCGCTCCGACGGACTCCGGCTGCTGGCTAGCGGTGGTGCCGCAGAGACGCTGTTCGAACTGCAACGAGACGTGGCCAGACGGCAGGTCCGGGTTGAGCAGTTGCGGCAACGCTACGAGAACGCCGTCGCTCTCGAATCCCAACAGGGCGAACTACGGCTGGAACGCCAGAAGCTCGCCGCCGCACTGACTCGGGACCTCGCCGAACGTCAACAGATGCTCGGTCCGGCATTCGTCACCTTCGAACGGCTGTCCCAGCGACTCTACGCCGACCAACAACACGGCCGACTGATCATCAACGCCACCGACAACGGTCCTGAGATCACCGCCACCATCCCCCGCGGTCGCAGCAAGGGCATCACCAACATGCAGGTCTACTGCTTCGACGTCGACCTTGTCACGCTGTGGTCGCGGCGCGGACGCGGCCCCGGTTTTCTCGTTCACGACAGTCACCTGTTCGACGGAGTCGACGAACGCCAGCGAGCCACCGCCCTGCAACTGGGTGCCGAACTCGCCGACGCCGAGGGGTTCCAGTACATCGTTACGCTCAACAGCGACGAGACCCCGGCAGAATTGCCCAATGGTCGCGAGGTCGAGGATTACGTGCTGCCCCAACGCCTCACCGACCACGGTGACGACGGCGGACTCTTCGGTCTCCGGTTCTGA
- a CDS encoding GNAT family N-acetyltransferase, producing the protein MVLASANVVIDVVSGSDTVTIEHLVELGNKSRKTLGLLPRAAYHEAAARGHVLSARSNGELVGYALFRLPRNEVVLTHLCVAREHRRSGVAHHLVDAVSKRYPWRQGLRAKCRDDYADIQRVWRGLGFSQLGRARGRGDDNAPMTVWWRDHGHPNLFTPVDEPTVLTVAIDTNILMDLHTRKSHAQAERSQVLLAPDVADRIEKVVPHGLERDIERHPAELRRRLLDAAARYRRPHGFPSKAEQLYNTLSEAVNAKFKNHAPTQQDLGDLWQIAETAAAGVKVFLTWDERLRTTIVPLLLEMNTDPELSGLRVIDPDHLVIHLDELTDAAAYRPRVLAGSRFSTELADSDSESILLTFLDRPGGETKQDLKTRLQRLAQLPRSHSIIRDTSGTPVGCYASIMDGQVLRTPLLRIADHGDADTIARHLLWTLRLTARAEGAKVVRIDDPYLSPLAARAASHESYQHVHDAWYAWVIDTAGSGLDVSATVTSARGLANLDAAALLSPSLPADAAAQYERTWWPAKITDSALPHYAVAIQPRWSAELFGEPQTLTPRSTTLALGREHVYYRTGRPSTLKAPGRILWYLTKHPMNGQGRFIGTSLLDAIETGSPEDLYAKLAHYGVFTLDDVRKVADRQQQAQALRLSYTEMFHRPVYWDEYMKLRTHPDNPKRIQAPVRMPQATFAAIYAMGNRSENT; encoded by the coding sequence ATGGTCCTTGCGTCCGCGAACGTTGTCATCGACGTCGTTTCGGGTAGCGATACCGTCACAATCGAACACTTGGTCGAATTGGGCAACAAATCCCGCAAGACGCTCGGGCTGCTTCCGCGGGCGGCCTACCACGAGGCAGCCGCCAGGGGACACGTCCTGTCCGCTCGAAGCAATGGCGAGTTGGTCGGCTACGCGCTATTCCGGTTGCCTCGCAACGAGGTCGTGCTGACCCACCTGTGCGTTGCGCGCGAGCATCGGCGTTCCGGAGTGGCGCATCACCTCGTAGACGCTGTCAGCAAACGGTACCCGTGGAGACAGGGTCTGCGAGCCAAGTGCCGCGACGACTACGCCGACATCCAGCGTGTCTGGCGTGGGCTCGGCTTCAGCCAACTGGGGCGCGCCCGAGGGCGCGGCGACGACAACGCGCCGATGACAGTCTGGTGGCGCGACCACGGCCATCCGAACCTGTTCACGCCGGTAGACGAGCCCACGGTGCTGACGGTCGCGATCGACACCAACATCCTGATGGACCTGCACACCAGAAAAAGTCATGCGCAGGCCGAACGCTCGCAGGTGTTGCTCGCCCCGGATGTCGCCGACCGCATCGAGAAAGTGGTACCGCACGGCCTCGAACGCGACATCGAACGCCACCCCGCAGAGCTTCGCCGAAGGCTCCTCGACGCGGCGGCGCGCTACCGGCGACCGCACGGCTTCCCGTCGAAGGCCGAGCAGCTGTACAACACGTTGTCCGAAGCGGTGAACGCGAAGTTCAAGAACCACGCGCCCACCCAACAGGACCTCGGGGACCTGTGGCAGATCGCCGAGACCGCTGCTGCGGGTGTCAAGGTGTTCCTCACCTGGGACGAGCGCCTGCGCACCACCATCGTTCCGCTTCTGCTGGAGATGAACACCGACCCCGAACTGTCCGGGCTCCGAGTGATCGACCCGGACCACCTCGTGATCCACCTCGACGAACTCACCGACGCTGCCGCGTACCGACCGCGTGTGCTCGCCGGCAGCCGGTTCAGCACCGAACTGGCGGACTCCGACTCCGAGTCGATCCTGCTCACGTTCCTCGACCGGCCGGGCGGCGAGACCAAACAGGATCTCAAGACACGCCTGCAACGCCTCGCCCAGCTCCCCCGCTCGCACTCGATCATCCGCGACACGAGCGGGACGCCGGTCGGGTGCTACGCCTCTATCATGGACGGGCAGGTCCTTCGGACGCCGTTGCTGCGGATCGCCGACCACGGCGACGCGGACACGATCGCGCGTCACCTGCTCTGGACGTTGCGGCTGACCGCCCGCGCGGAGGGTGCGAAAGTGGTGCGGATCGACGATCCCTACCTCTCGCCCCTGGCGGCTCGCGCGGCAAGCCACGAGTCGTACCAACACGTCCATGACGCGTGGTATGCCTGGGTGATCGACACGGCGGGCTCGGGGCTCGACGTCAGCGCGACCGTCACCTCCGCCCGGGGCCTGGCCAACCTCGACGCCGCCGCGCTCCTCTCCCCCAGCCTGCCCGCGGACGCCGCGGCGCAGTACGAGCGAACCTGGTGGCCGGCGAAGATCACCGACAGCGCCCTGCCTCACTATGCGGTCGCCATCCAGCCCCGGTGGAGCGCCGAACTGTTCGGCGAGCCCCAGACGCTCACCCCGAGGTCCACCACCCTGGCACTGGGTCGGGAGCACGTCTACTACCGCACCGGCCGTCCCAGCACCCTCAAAGCGCCAGGGCGGATCCTCTGGTACCTGACCAAGCATCCGATGAACGGGCAAGGGCGGTTCATCGGCACCTCCCTGCTCGACGCGATCGAGACGGGCAGCCCCGAAGACCTCTACGCGAAGCTCGCCCACTACGGCGTCTTCACACTCGACGACGTCCGAAAAGTCGCCGATAGGCAGCAGCAGGCGCAGGCGCTTCGCCTGTCCTACACGGAGATGTTCCATCGTCCGGTGTACTGGGACGAGTACATGAAGCTACGCACCCATCCGGACAACCCCAAGCGGATCCAAGCGCCGGTCCGAATGCCACAGGCCACCTTCGCGGCGATCTACGCGATGGGCAACAGGTCCGAAAACACCTGA
- a CDS encoding transposase — translation MDRAVDRPHLRTLTNGLAIDWSAVHAAFALPYHNGRTECGNTRTKTIMRQMHGCAGFELFCHRILLP, via the coding sequence GTGGATCGCGCCGTCGACCGACCGCACCTGCGCACTCTCACCAACGGTCTCGCGATCGACTGGTCCGCTGTGCACGCCGCCTTCGCCCTGCCCTACCACAACGGCCGCACCGAGTGCGGCAACACCCGCACCAAGACGATCATGAGGCAGATGCACGGTTGCGCCGGATTCGAACTCTTCTGCCACCGCATCCTCCTGCCCTGA
- the fxlM gene encoding methyltransferase, FxLD system, whose translation MPPDSHWHHYLVEFANPPTAEHVAANVLAPALDQAQQDGELHSWWYLRKTPAWRLRYRPANPDTTVVDTLLSDLVDRGQVASWTHGIYEPEILAFGGPAGMDVAHTLFHHDSRHCLIRANGAGSAPALGKRETTVLLFSAMLRAAGLDWFEQGDVWAKVTALRPATHAHHTSAQRTEELSRAVRRLMTANARGLPELVPETWWAAFDTAGHRLAALAREGRLERGLRAVLAHHFIFHANRAGLSGPDQATLAALGVDAVFHSTPTRQAPAGTTSDNVRVPAMTATVSDASTDSTDELRAELADRLVKDGTVRTASVEAAFRQVPRHLFLPGLPLTEAYADEPVYTKHEGDGTRISAASQPKIVAMMLEQLGIQPGERLLELGAATGYNAALMATLTGPTGHVTTIDIDDDLVTGARDHLAAAGIDNVEAVVADGALGHPENAPFDRVIATVGAHEIPTAWLGQLAPGGRLVAPVRLAGAASRSIVFERDQDGWSSLGSEMAIFMPLRGLGDDARRVLDLTGTGEVTLQTHKDNNHATDPDTLAGVFDTTGQEVWTGVHFVPMESFEWLDLYLACHLPNPLMRMEVAPTVKDSGLVKPMFPTVAMATTTADGSLAYLTIRPAEPGSDGGRRYEVGVIGHGTGGQELAEHVATEITTWDQRFRSRTVRFGIPDAPPRTDADARRAVLERPHNPMTITWE comes from the coding sequence ATGCCGCCAGACAGCCACTGGCATCACTACCTGGTCGAGTTCGCCAACCCACCCACCGCCGAGCACGTCGCCGCGAACGTGCTCGCACCCGCGCTGGACCAAGCCCAGCAGGACGGCGAGCTGCACTCGTGGTGGTACCTCCGCAAGACCCCCGCTTGGCGGCTGCGTTACCGACCGGCAAACCCCGACACCACGGTGGTCGACACCCTGCTGTCCGACCTGGTGGACCGCGGGCAGGTCGCGAGCTGGACTCACGGCATCTACGAACCCGAGATCCTCGCCTTCGGCGGTCCTGCCGGGATGGACGTCGCCCACACGCTGTTCCACCACGACAGCCGACACTGCCTCATCCGTGCCAACGGCGCGGGCTCCGCCCCGGCCTTGGGGAAGCGGGAAACCACGGTCCTGCTCTTCAGTGCCATGCTCCGCGCCGCCGGGTTGGACTGGTTCGAGCAGGGCGACGTCTGGGCCAAGGTGACCGCCCTACGACCGGCCACCCACGCCCACCACACCAGCGCCCAGCGCACCGAGGAACTGAGCCGAGCCGTGCGGCGACTGATGACCGCCAACGCCCGAGGCCTGCCCGAGCTCGTGCCCGAGACGTGGTGGGCGGCGTTCGACACAGCCGGGCATCGTCTCGCCGCGCTCGCCCGCGAAGGTCGCCTGGAACGGGGCCTGCGCGCGGTCCTGGCGCACCACTTCATCTTCCACGCCAACCGCGCTGGACTCTCCGGACCCGATCAGGCCACCCTCGCCGCGCTCGGCGTCGACGCCGTTTTCCACAGCACGCCTACCCGGCAGGCACCAGCCGGGACCACCTCCGACAACGTTAGGGTTCCCGCAATGACGGCTACTGTGAGTGACGCCTCCACCGACTCCACCGACGAGCTTCGCGCCGAACTCGCCGACCGCCTCGTCAAGGACGGCACCGTCCGCACCGCGTCCGTCGAGGCCGCCTTCCGTCAGGTGCCCCGCCACCTGTTCCTTCCGGGCCTCCCGCTGACCGAGGCGTACGCCGACGAACCCGTATACACCAAGCACGAGGGAGACGGCACCCGCATCAGCGCCGCGTCACAACCCAAGATCGTCGCCATGATGCTCGAACAGCTCGGTATCCAGCCCGGCGAGCGGCTGCTCGAACTCGGCGCGGCCACCGGCTACAACGCCGCCCTGATGGCCACCCTCACCGGCCCGACCGGGCACGTCACCACCATCGACATCGACGACGACCTCGTCACCGGCGCCCGCGACCACCTCGCCGCCGCCGGTATCGACAACGTCGAGGCGGTCGTCGCCGACGGCGCGCTCGGCCACCCCGAAAACGCGCCCTTCGACCGCGTCATCGCCACCGTCGGCGCCCACGAGATCCCCACCGCCTGGCTGGGGCAACTCGCGCCCGGCGGGCGCCTGGTCGCCCCCGTGCGCCTGGCCGGTGCCGCCTCGCGCAGCATCGTCTTCGAACGCGACCAGGACGGCTGGAGCAGCCTGGGCAGCGAAATGGCGATCTTCATGCCCCTGCGCGGCCTCGGCGACGACGCCCGCCGCGTCCTCGACCTCACCGGGACCGGCGAGGTGACGCTACAAACCCACAAGGACAACAACCACGCCACCGACCCGGACACCCTCGCCGGAGTCTTCGACACCACCGGCCAGGAGGTGTGGACCGGCGTGCACTTCGTCCCGATGGAATCGTTCGAGTGGCTGGACCTGTACCTGGCCTGCCACCTGCCCAACCCCCTCATGCGCATGGAGGTCGCCCCCACCGTCAAGGACAGCGGCCTAGTCAAGCCGATGTTCCCCACGGTGGCGATGGCCACCACCACCGCCGACGGCAGCCTCGCCTACCTCACCATCCGCCCCGCCGAACCCGGCTCCGACGGCGGCCGGCGCTACGAGGTCGGCGTCATCGGACACGGCACCGGCGGACAGGAACTCGCCGAACACGTCGCGACCGAGATCACCACCTGGGACCAGCGGTTCCGCTCCCGCACCGTCCGCTTCGGCATCCCCGACGCGCCGCCCCGGACCGACGCGGACGCCCGCCGCGCGGTCCTGGAACGCCCCCACAACCCCATGACCATCACCTGGGAGTGA
- a CDS encoding lanthionine synthetase C family protein, translating into MSPDLAVDTTMEFAVEIADRYAQPDAADLPTDQAWWHQSLAHGAPGIALLHIELAAAELRPFRRAHDWLTVAAGKPVTTGASTGLFYGAPAVAHALAAGAAVRPGTYRSALTPLTRKIAADVHDRVDTAHSRMDAGMLPLMAEFDGIRGLAGVGAYLLHHDPGGTALRAVLDYLVRLTQPVTNDEGTVPGWWAPTGPTGRDEDDFPGGHGNFGLAHGVCGPLALLSQSLHRGVVVAGQREAIETICAWLDSWRIDTATGYRWPYLITRDELGSRPARVQHSGANRRPSWCYGTAGIARSLHLAALAVGDAARRRVAEDALVSALTDPTQDALIGDASLCHGYAGLARIATRAASDADEPVAARLRALATELLMRAIAQPVTDNPGLLEGASGVGLAVLAAVTKPATGWATCLLIT; encoded by the coding sequence ATGAGCCCGGACCTCGCCGTGGACACCACAATGGAGTTCGCGGTCGAAATCGCAGACCGGTACGCCCAGCCCGACGCCGCCGACCTTCCCACTGATCAGGCGTGGTGGCATCAATCCCTCGCACACGGTGCCCCCGGCATCGCCCTGCTGCACATCGAGCTGGCGGCAGCCGAGCTGCGGCCGTTCCGCCGCGCCCACGACTGGCTGACCGTGGCCGCCGGGAAGCCGGTCACCACCGGAGCGAGCACGGGGCTGTTCTACGGTGCCCCGGCCGTCGCACATGCCCTCGCGGCCGGTGCCGCTGTCCGCCCCGGCACGTATCGATCCGCACTCACGCCGTTGACCCGGAAGATCGCTGCAGATGTCCACGATCGCGTCGATACGGCGCACAGCCGCATGGATGCCGGGATGCTGCCGTTGATGGCCGAGTTCGACGGGATCCGTGGATTGGCCGGTGTCGGGGCTTACCTTCTGCACCACGACCCCGGCGGCACCGCCCTACGGGCAGTACTGGACTACCTGGTGCGGCTCACGCAACCGGTCACCAACGACGAGGGCACGGTGCCGGGATGGTGGGCTCCCACCGGACCCACCGGTCGCGACGAGGACGACTTCCCCGGCGGCCACGGCAACTTCGGGCTCGCCCACGGCGTCTGCGGACCGCTGGCACTGCTGTCCCAGAGCCTCCATCGAGGAGTCGTCGTGGCAGGGCAGCGCGAGGCGATCGAGACGATCTGCGCGTGGCTGGACTCCTGGCGCATCGACACCGCCACGGGGTACCGCTGGCCTTACCTGATCACCCGAGACGAACTCGGCTCCAGACCTGCGAGAGTTCAACACAGCGGGGCGAACCGCCGCCCGAGTTGGTGCTACGGGACGGCGGGCATCGCACGCTCCCTGCACCTCGCCGCCCTGGCCGTCGGTGACGCCGCTCGCCGCCGTGTCGCCGAAGATGCTTTGGTCAGTGCCCTGACCGACCCGACGCAGGATGCGCTGATCGGCGATGCCTCGCTGTGCCACGGCTATGCCGGGCTCGCCCGCATCGCCACTCGCGCCGCCAGCGACGCCGACGAACCTGTCGCGGCCCGACTCCGCGCGCTGGCCACCGAACTGCTCATGCGCGCGATTGCCCAGCCCGTCACCGACAACCCCGGTCTGCTGGAGGGCGCCTCAGGGGTAGGGCTGGCCGTCCTCGCAGCGGTGACTAAGCCCGCGACGGGCTGGGCCACCTGCCTGCTGATCACCTGA
- a CDS encoding lantibiotic dehydratase, which translates to MTSVLPNRIGFQAAGGALVRAVAGGDLQLPPWPALATTGSDAVAGWVDWLRQVWGIEAARDAISHASPVLAERLQGLLAAEVPGEREARRAALSVMRYVARLIGRPTPNGLFAGVAVARFASRPSHRWGGAHRVVAGAEAGWLAQVIVRLEGQPAILGRLLVVANSTLMVRGERLVLPYQPNTNNLGTGAVEVALRYTGPVRAAVDAAREPIRFEDLRTKIQTKFPHASDGNVAGLLTTLVNHQALITSLHAPSTEPYALGHLLRELKAVGEAAAEQSTALNEIDVLLQRHQHGLADARRTLRAAAAGRMKYLAPSRRHPVAVDLRLDADVVLTQAVAREAERAALLLARLTPHPDGTAVWADYHRRFYQRFGTGAQVPLLEVVADSGIGWPDGYPGTSRPDSRPQRTARDERLLALAQVAALDGRHEVLLHEALIAELDQAATRPVRLPAHLDLCARIDSPSLAALKDGEFGLTVTSVSRSAGVVVGRFLHLLDQHDRQVLTAPLLGSPCADGVLSAQLSFPPLDPATAHVTRTVRVLPTVISLAEYRVTASPEVLTADDLALSCDSERLYLTAPGLGARVEAWGTHALNLRKHTPPLARFLIELTRAHCAQVTDFDWGAAATLPFLPRLRSGRVVLSAARWRLAAGDLPGRNTDWTTWGTALADWRTRRRLPRRVLLVDGDWRLPLDLDQDVHRVLLREHLNANPHAVLEEGPAEDAAGWFDGRAHEIVVPLAARQPQTTTRPPLPMPRRIVRPREHGLPPGASPLLFAKLYGAPQRQDTVLAEHLPALLAEWGRDQPQWWFLRFREGSEHYLRLRIALPNSEPATFGEAAGRISAWTDRLRRQGLLREVAFATSYPETGRWGSGAALAAAEAVFTADSRAVLIQLAQPARPHHHVLAAANFAAITVAFTRQVDAGMRWLIDHVPAKPPTTVPRPVFAEAQRLADPRQDFRALRGAPGGAAIVAAWAARAQALVAYRSHFAASDTDGVDPDAALGSLLHTHFLRACGIEAEDKAVCMYLARVAALTFTTRTGEPR; encoded by the coding sequence GTGACATCGGTCCTGCCCAACCGCATCGGCTTCCAAGCCGCAGGTGGTGCGTTGGTTCGAGCCGTCGCCGGAGGTGACCTGCAACTCCCGCCGTGGCCCGCGCTGGCAACGACAGGATCCGACGCTGTAGCCGGGTGGGTCGACTGGCTACGCCAGGTGTGGGGAATCGAAGCGGCTCGCGACGCCATCAGCCATGCCAGTCCCGTGCTGGCGGAGCGCCTCCAGGGCCTACTTGCCGCAGAGGTCCCCGGCGAGCGTGAGGCGCGGCGCGCGGCTCTGTCCGTGATGCGCTACGTAGCGCGGCTGATTGGCCGTCCGACTCCCAACGGCTTGTTCGCCGGGGTGGCCGTGGCCCGGTTCGCCTCGCGCCCGTCGCACCGCTGGGGTGGCGCTCATCGGGTTGTGGCCGGGGCCGAAGCCGGATGGCTGGCCCAGGTCATCGTTCGACTTGAAGGTCAGCCCGCAATCCTGGGGCGATTGCTCGTAGTCGCCAACAGCACGCTGATGGTACGGGGCGAGCGTCTTGTCCTGCCGTACCAACCGAACACGAACAACCTGGGTACCGGTGCGGTCGAGGTCGCGCTCCGCTACACCGGCCCGGTGCGTGCGGCGGTGGATGCCGCACGGGAACCGATTCGCTTCGAAGACTTGCGCACGAAGATCCAGACCAAGTTCCCTCACGCCTCCGACGGCAACGTGGCCGGCCTGCTCACCACGCTGGTCAATCACCAAGCGCTCATCACCAGCCTCCACGCGCCCAGTACCGAGCCGTATGCCTTGGGGCACCTGCTGCGGGAGCTGAAGGCGGTCGGCGAGGCCGCCGCCGAGCAGTCCACGGCGCTGAACGAGATCGACGTGCTGTTGCAGCGGCACCAACACGGCCTCGCGGACGCCCGCCGCACGCTGCGTGCCGCGGCCGCCGGCCGAATGAAGTATCTGGCTCCTTCACGACGACACCCCGTCGCAGTCGACCTGCGGCTGGATGCGGACGTCGTGCTCACCCAGGCGGTCGCTCGCGAAGCCGAGCGCGCCGCGCTGTTGCTGGCACGCTTGACGCCTCACCCCGACGGCACAGCGGTCTGGGCGGACTACCACCGGCGCTTCTATCAGCGGTTCGGTACCGGCGCGCAGGTGCCGCTGCTGGAGGTCGTCGCGGACAGCGGTATCGGCTGGCCCGACGGCTACCCCGGCACCTCCCGGCCTGATTCCCGCCCACAGCGCACAGCCCGCGACGAGAGGCTGCTGGCGTTGGCGCAAGTTGCAGCGTTGGACGGGCGGCACGAAGTGCTCCTCCACGAGGCGTTGATCGCCGAGTTGGACCAAGCAGCTACTCGCCCGGTGCGACTGCCCGCCCATCTGGATCTGTGTGCCCGCATCGACTCTCCCAGCCTGGCCGCCCTAAAGGACGGGGAGTTCGGGCTCACGGTCACGTCGGTCTCCCGGTCCGCCGGAGTCGTCGTCGGCCGCTTCCTGCACCTGCTCGACCAACACGATCGCCAGGTGTTGACCGCACCGCTCCTCGGCTCGCCGTGCGCGGACGGTGTGCTGTCCGCGCAGCTGTCGTTCCCGCCGCTGGACCCCGCCACCGCACACGTCACCCGGACCGTCCGCGTTCTGCCGACCGTGATCAGCCTCGCCGAATACCGCGTGACCGCCTCGCCCGAGGTGTTGACGGCCGACGACCTGGCCCTCAGTTGCGACAGCGAGCGCCTGTACCTCACCGCCCCCGGTCTCGGCGCGAGGGTGGAGGCGTGGGGAACGCACGCACTCAACCTCCGCAAGCACACCCCGCCGCTGGCCCGTTTCCTGATCGAACTCACCCGCGCCCACTGCGCGCAGGTCACCGACTTCGATTGGGGCGCGGCGGCCACACTGCCGTTTCTTCCCCGGCTGCGGTCCGGTCGCGTGGTGCTGTCTGCGGCGCGGTGGCGGCTCGCCGCCGGCGACCTGCCCGGCCGGAACACCGACTGGACGACCTGGGGCACCGCACTGGCCGACTGGCGCACCCGTCGGCGCCTGCCGCGGCGTGTGCTCCTGGTGGATGGGGACTGGCGGCTGCCGCTGGACCTCGACCAGGACGTGCACCGCGTACTTCTGCGCGAACACCTGAACGCCAACCCGCACGCGGTGCTGGAGGAAGGCCCCGCCGAGGACGCCGCCGGATGGTTCGACGGCCGGGCCCACGAGATCGTCGTGCCCCTGGCCGCCCGCCAGCCGCAGACCACGACGCGACCGCCACTCCCGATGCCCCGACGCATCGTCCGGCCCCGCGAACACGGCCTGCCCCCTGGCGCGTCCCCACTGCTGTTCGCCAAGCTCTACGGTGCCCCACAGCGCCAGGACACCGTGCTCGCCGAGCACCTGCCCGCGCTGCTCGCTGAATGGGGCCGCGACCAGCCGCAGTGGTGGTTCCTGCGGTTCCGGGAAGGCAGCGAGCACTACCTGCGGCTGCGGATCGCACTGCCCAACTCCGAACCGGCGACGTTCGGCGAGGCCGCCGGCCGGATCAGCGCCTGGACCGACCGGCTGCGCCGGCAGGGCCTGCTGCGCGAGGTCGCCTTCGCGACTTCCTATCCGGAGACCGGCCGCTGGGGTTCGGGCGCGGCGCTGGCCGCCGCCGAGGCCGTGTTCACCGCCGACTCCCGCGCCGTGCTCATCCAGCTCGCCCAGCCCGCGCGCCCGCACCACCATGTCCTGGCCGCCGCGAACTTCGCGGCGATCACCGTCGCGTTCACCAGGCAGGTCGACGCCGGTATGCGGTGGCTGATCGACCACGTCCCGGCGAAGCCGCCCACCACGGTCCCGCGACCGGTCTTTGCCGAGGCACAGCGCCTGGCCGACCCTCGCCAGGACTTCCGGGCGCTACGCGGCGCACCGGGTGGGGCGGCGATCGTGGCGGCGTGGGCGGCACGGGCCCAGGCGCTGGTCGCCTACCGGTCCCACTTCGCCGCATCCGACACCGACGGTGTCGACCCGGACGCCGCCCTGGGCTCGTTGCTGCACACCCACTTCCTGCGGGCCTGCGGCATCGAGGCCGAGGACAAGGCGGTGTGCATGTACCTGGCCAGGGTCGCGGCACTGACGTTCACCACCCGTACAGGAGAGCCGCGATGA